In Salinigranum marinum, one DNA window encodes the following:
- a CDS encoding phenylalanine--tRNA ligase subunit alpha, whose protein sequence is MTRTLPKAQHAVLTTASADDAQTIDELAAATGLKPETVTGAAFELEDEGLVTISEEVVVDYAVTEEGTRYVDEGLPELRLYRAAVDAGARDDPVSMGQVIGAADLDGNEVDVALANLARKGYGSIDAGQLSASDANPDADPEAAALAALSAGDATDGIDAAVLDQLESRSLVDRTEHTVRSVRLTDAGVDALMVEGVAVAETVDRLTPELLTSGEWRDVEFTAYNVEADAPRVQGGKTHILRQTAERVKDVLVGMGFQEMDGPHADAEFWINDCLFMPQDHPARTHWDQFALDVPPMRDLPEDLVARVEDAHRNGEGEDGDGYHSPWTEDVAREVDLRGHTTSLSMRYLSGDAVGDLEPPQRYFSVEKVYRNDTLDPTHLLEFFQIEGWVMAEDLSVRDLMGTFTEFYSQFGITDIQFKPHYNPYTEPSFELFGKHPETGELIEIGNSGMFRDEVLRPLGVECDVMAWGLALERLLMLIYGFDDIRDVHGTLCDLDLLRETEVLY, encoded by the coding sequence ATGACACGCACACTGCCGAAAGCCCAGCACGCGGTCCTCACGACCGCGTCGGCCGACGATGCACAGACGATCGACGAACTCGCGGCGGCGACAGGACTGAAGCCCGAAACCGTCACCGGGGCCGCCTTCGAGCTCGAAGACGAGGGGCTCGTCACCATCTCCGAGGAGGTCGTCGTCGACTACGCCGTGACCGAGGAGGGCACGCGCTACGTCGACGAGGGCCTCCCCGAGCTCAGACTCTACCGCGCCGCGGTCGACGCCGGCGCTCGCGACGATCCCGTCTCGATGGGCCAGGTCATCGGGGCCGCCGACCTCGACGGGAACGAGGTCGACGTGGCGCTCGCGAACCTCGCCCGGAAGGGGTACGGCTCCATCGACGCGGGACAGCTCTCGGCAAGCGACGCCAACCCCGACGCCGACCCCGAGGCGGCGGCGCTCGCGGCGCTCTCCGCCGGTGACGCGACCGACGGGATCGACGCGGCGGTGCTCGACCAGCTCGAATCCAGGAGCCTCGTCGACCGGACCGAACACACCGTTCGCTCGGTGCGGCTCACGGACGCCGGCGTCGACGCGCTGATGGTCGAGGGGGTCGCGGTCGCGGAGACGGTCGATCGGCTCACCCCCGAACTGCTCACCTCCGGCGAGTGGCGCGACGTCGAGTTCACCGCCTACAACGTCGAGGCGGACGCCCCCCGCGTGCAGGGCGGGAAGACGCACATCCTCAGACAGACCGCCGAACGAGTGAAGGACGTGCTCGTCGGCATGGGCTTCCAGGAGATGGACGGCCCCCACGCCGACGCCGAGTTCTGGATCAACGACTGCCTGTTCATGCCGCAGGACCACCCCGCCCGCACCCACTGGGACCAGTTCGCGCTGGACGTCCCGCCCATGCGGGACCTCCCCGAAGACCTGGTCGCCCGGGTCGAAGACGCCCACCGCAACGGTGAGGGGGAAGACGGCGACGGCTACCACTCGCCGTGGACCGAGGACGTGGCCCGAGAGGTCGATCTGCGGGGGCACACCACGTCGCTGTCGATGCGATATCTCTCGGGAGACGCCGTCGGCGACCTGGAGCCCCCACAACGATATTTCTCGGTCGAGAAAGTGTATCGGAACGATACGCTCGACCCCACGCACTTATTGGAGTTCTTCCAGATCGAGGGGTGGGTGATGGCCGAGGACCTCTCGGTACGCGACCTGATGGGGACGTTCACCGAGTTCTACAGCCAGTTCGGCATCACGGACATCCAGTTCAAGCCCCACTACAACCCGTACACGGAGCCGTCCTTCGAGCTCTTCGGCAAGCATCCCGAGACGGGCGAACTCATCGAGATCGGGAACTCAGGAATGTTCCGCGACGAAGTCCTCAGACCGCTGGGCGTCGAGTGTGACGTGATGGCGTGGGGGCTCGCCCTCGAACGGCTGTTGATGCTCATCTACGGCTTCGACGACATCCGCGACGTCCACGGGACGCTGTGTGATCTGGACCTGCTGCGGGAGACGGAGGTGCTGTACTGA
- a CDS encoding tryptophan--tRNA ligase, whose protein sequence is MTDDTPTDADEHDPRADSTSRTDGGTATGADDVTLDPWGSSTIADYRKLFEEFGIEEFDSILEAVPNPHYLMRRGVIFGHRDYGPVAEALRNGDPVAVLSGFMPTGDPHIGHKLVFDEIIWHQEQGADAYGLIADLEAHAARGLTWAEIDEHARDYLLSLLALGFDPDDGVLYRQSGNEEVQDLAFELGSKARFAELEGIYGFDGETSVSHMQSVVTQMADILYPQMDEPKPTVIPVGPDQDPHVRLARDLAARMRFFKITEAYFSQELDDDERVVVAEAYETLADRADDDQDVRCVHGAQYLLDPQTVDFDADRPTVDSPAVGDGVRASAATKLQNAGMEPLRPRIRFLSRDAPDRAFEALVERIPGEKRRYDEHVDAFDLSFEEAEELARQVEVDTGGYGFYPPSSIYHRFMTGLTGGKMSSSIPASHISLLDDPEDGYAKVKSATTGGRDTAEEQRELGGEADKCPVYELYAYLLSGDDDDFAKEVYDECVGGERLCGDCKEQAAQLMKEFLEDHQANREEVAPMLDDLDIELESPRRTVAGEADD, encoded by the coding sequence ATGACCGACGACACACCGACGGACGCCGACGAGCACGACCCCCGAGCCGACAGCACGAGTCGCACCGATGGCGGCACGGCGACCGGTGCCGACGACGTGACGCTCGACCCATGGGGATCGTCGACGATCGCCGACTACCGCAAACTGTTCGAGGAGTTCGGCATCGAGGAGTTCGATTCTATCCTCGAAGCGGTGCCGAACCCCCACTACCTGATGCGCCGAGGGGTCATCTTCGGGCACCGCGACTACGGTCCCGTCGCGGAGGCGCTTCGGAACGGCGATCCCGTCGCCGTGCTCTCGGGGTTCATGCCGACGGGGGATCCGCACATCGGCCACAAGCTGGTGTTCGACGAGATCATCTGGCATCAAGAGCAGGGTGCGGACGCCTACGGCCTCATCGCCGACCTCGAAGCCCACGCCGCCCGGGGGCTCACCTGGGCGGAGATCGACGAACACGCCCGCGACTACCTGCTGTCGCTCCTCGCGCTCGGCTTCGATCCCGACGACGGAGTGCTCTACCGGCAGTCGGGCAACGAGGAAGTCCAGGACCTCGCGTTCGAACTCGGCTCCAAGGCGCGGTTCGCGGAGCTAGAGGGCATCTACGGCTTCGACGGCGAGACGTCGGTCTCGCACATGCAGAGCGTCGTGACGCAGATGGCCGACATCCTCTACCCGCAGATGGACGAGCCGAAGCCGACGGTCATCCCCGTCGGACCGGACCAGGACCCACACGTCCGCCTCGCGCGGGATCTGGCGGCGCGAATGCGTTTCTTCAAGATCACCGAGGCGTACTTCAGTCAGGAACTGGACGACGACGAGCGGGTCGTCGTCGCCGAGGCGTACGAGACGCTCGCCGACCGCGCGGACGACGACCAGGACGTCCGCTGCGTCCACGGCGCGCAGTACCTCCTCGACCCCCAGACGGTCGACTTCGACGCCGACCGGCCGACGGTCGACAGCCCCGCCGTCGGCGACGGCGTCCGCGCCAGCGCCGCGACGAAGCTCCAGAACGCCGGAATGGAACCGCTCCGCCCCCGCATTCGGTTCCTGTCGCGTGACGCCCCCGATCGGGCGTTCGAAGCGCTCGTCGAGCGGATCCCGGGCGAGAAGCGGCGCTACGACGAACACGTCGACGCGTTCGACCTCTCTTTCGAAGAAGCCGAAGAACTCGCCCGGCAGGTCGAAGTCGACACTGGCGGCTACGGCTTCTACCCGCCGTCGTCGATCTACCACCGGTTCATGACCGGTCTCACCGGCGGGAAGATGTCTTCGTCGATCCCCGCGAGCCACATCTCGCTGTTGGACGACCCCGAAGACGGCTACGCGAAGGTCAAATCGGCGACGACGGGCGGACGAGACACCGCCGAGGAACAGCGCGAACTCGGCGGCGAGGCGGACAAATGCCCCGTGTACGAACTGTACGCGTATCTCCTCTCCGGCGACGATGACGACTTCGCGAAGGAAGTGTACGACGAGTGCGTCGGCGGCGAACGGCTCTGTGGCGACTGCAAGGAGCAGGCGGCGCAGTTGATGAAGGAGTTCCTCGAAGACCACCAGGCGAATCGGGAGGAGGTCGCGCCGATGCTGGACGACCTCGACATCGAGTTGGAGTCGCCGCGGCGGACGGTCGCGGGCGAGGCCGACGACTGA
- the pheT gene encoding phenylalanine--tRNA ligase subunit beta, with protein sequence MPVVDVDPEELRRLTGKDKSDEEFKEDLFALGLEYEGETEDGEMQLEFGPDRLDRLSVEGVARSLRYQYGLDRGVAVPKTNDPDWTFEVDASVPDERPYVTGAVVRGVDLDDAGLDSLIQLQEKLHATMGRKRAKGAIGIHDLAMIKGEVLSEEGGDNTITYRGVDPDGDRFVPLDANRELTPAEVLREHQTGKQYADLVSEYDRYPAIYDELGLFSFPPVINGARTEVDTDSRELLVELTGTDQWTIDRMCAIICYALSARGATIEEVTVEYADGTTAPDDGSRLVRPDFSVDEKTVSHDRIESALGIDLDREEVVDLFERSGLDATYTLGETVEYEVEIPPYRVDVLHPLDLIDDVGRAYGFNDLDPRYPDVSTVGGRHERSRLENAARTSLVGLGFEDLLNFHMISGAENYDRMRLDEGEDVLGGQAAVTITEPYSEDYTMLRTWALPSLMMVLENNTHRSYPQDLTEIGLVAHKDPLESTHVHESRHVAGVLARHDATYEDAKARLAALCGEFGADLETPATDHPAFIPGRAAGVVVDGERVGVVGEIHPEVLVEHDLELPVAAFEFALDALE encoded by the coding sequence ATGCCCGTCGTCGACGTCGACCCCGAGGAACTGCGGCGGCTCACGGGGAAGGACAAGTCCGACGAGGAGTTCAAGGAAGACCTGTTCGCGCTCGGGCTCGAGTACGAGGGCGAGACCGAGGACGGCGAGATGCAACTGGAGTTTGGACCGGACCGCCTCGACCGCCTCTCGGTAGAAGGGGTCGCCCGCTCGCTCCGCTACCAGTACGGCCTCGACCGCGGCGTCGCCGTCCCGAAAACGAACGACCCCGACTGGACGTTCGAGGTCGACGCGAGCGTCCCCGACGAGCGGCCGTACGTCACCGGCGCAGTCGTCCGAGGCGTCGACCTCGACGACGCCGGCCTCGACTCGCTCATCCAGCTCCAGGAGAAGCTCCACGCGACGATGGGTCGCAAGCGGGCGAAGGGTGCCATCGGTATCCACGACCTCGCGATGATCAAGGGAGAAGTCCTCTCGGAGGAGGGCGGCGACAACACGATCACCTACCGCGGGGTCGACCCCGACGGCGATCGGTTCGTGCCACTGGACGCCAACAGGGAGTTGACCCCTGCAGAGGTACTTCGAGAGCACCAGACGGGCAAGCAGTACGCCGACCTCGTCTCCGAGTACGACCGCTACCCCGCGATCTACGACGAACTGGGACTCTTCTCGTTCCCGCCCGTGATCAACGGCGCGCGGACGGAGGTCGACACCGACTCCCGGGAACTGCTGGTCGAACTCACGGGCACGGACCAGTGGACCATCGACCGGATGTGCGCGATCATCTGCTACGCGCTGTCGGCGCGCGGCGCGACGATCGAGGAGGTCACCGTCGAGTACGCCGACGGGACGACGGCACCGGACGACGGCTCACGGCTGGTGCGTCCCGACTTCTCGGTCGACGAGAAGACGGTGTCACACGACCGCATCGAGTCCGCCCTCGGGATCGACCTCGACCGCGAGGAGGTGGTCGACCTCTTCGAGCGCTCGGGGCTGGACGCGACGTACACCCTCGGGGAGACGGTCGAGTACGAGGTGGAGATCCCACCCTACCGCGTGGACGTGCTTCACCCCCTCGACCTCATCGACGACGTGGGCCGCGCCTACGGCTTCAACGACCTCGACCCCCGGTATCCGGACGTCTCGACCGTCGGCGGCCGCCACGAGCGGTCCCGCCTCGAAAACGCCGCCCGCACCTCCCTCGTGGGGCTGGGCTTCGAGGACCTCCTGAACTTCCACATGATCTCGGGCGCGGAGAACTACGACCGGATGCGACTCGACGAGGGCGAAGACGTCCTCGGTGGGCAGGCGGCGGTGACGATCACCGAACCCTACAGCGAGGACTACACCATGCTCCGGACGTGGGCGCTCCCCTCGCTCATGATGGTGCTGGAGAACAACACCCACCGGTCGTACCCCCAGGACCTCACGGAGATCGGCCTCGTCGCCCACAAAGACCCGCTGGAGTCGACGCACGTCCACGAGTCCAGACACGTCGCGGGCGTCCTCGCCCGACACGACGCGACGTACGAGGACGCCAAGGCACGGCTCGCCGCACTGTGTGGGGAGTTCGGCGCCGACCTCGAAACCCCGGCGACCGACCACCCGGCGTTCATCCCCGGCCGCGCCGCCGGGGTCGTCGTCGACGGGGAGCGCGTCGGCGTCGTCGGCGAGATCCACCCCGAAGTCCTCGTCGAACACGACCTGGAACTGCCGGTGGCGGCGTTCGAGTTCGCGCTGGACGCGCTCGAGTAG
- the endA gene encoding tRNA-intron lyase, which translates to MQGTLDPGGTVALEGNARQRFYDSRGYGRPTGGDGLELASVEAAHLLQRGDLDGVVADGDELGFRAFLARTGVVLEFVVYKDLRDRGFYLSPAREDHPDDADFVVYPRGSGPWDDEVAYRVRVVGERESLPARALGDVTLAIVDEDGDLTYFETATDVPGGTLDADPPTDLEGTLLADRVLVWEPPEALYEGHFYGQRLYGRTADAGPLQLSLVEAASLARRGSLTVMDADGDREVGEAGVTARGRDVEGERFDRRLRTYAALRGAGGVPKSGFKFGADFRVYESFSTVSDLSHSDSLVRVVPRDHTTFPRDLSLDVRLAGGVRKRMVFALTGANGGIDWLSVARLTP; encoded by the coding sequence ATGCAAGGGACGCTCGATCCCGGCGGGACGGTCGCCCTCGAGGGCAACGCTCGCCAGCGGTTTTACGACTCCCGCGGGTACGGCCGCCCGACCGGCGGCGACGGGCTCGAACTCGCCTCGGTCGAGGCCGCACACCTCCTTCAGCGCGGCGACCTCGACGGTGTCGTCGCCGACGGCGACGAACTCGGCTTCCGTGCGTTTCTCGCCCGGACCGGCGTCGTTCTCGAGTTCGTCGTCTACAAGGACCTCCGCGACCGCGGCTTCTACCTCTCTCCCGCGCGCGAGGACCACCCGGATGACGCGGACTTCGTCGTCTACCCCCGCGGCAGCGGCCCGTGGGACGACGAGGTGGCCTACCGCGTCCGCGTCGTCGGTGAGCGCGAGTCGCTCCCGGCGCGGGCGCTCGGCGACGTCACCCTCGCGATCGTCGACGAGGATGGCGACCTGACGTACTTCGAGACGGCGACGGACGTCCCCGGGGGAACGCTGGATGCCGACCCACCGACCGACCTGGAAGGGACGCTCCTGGCCGACCGCGTGCTCGTCTGGGAGCCACCCGAAGCGTTGTACGAGGGCCACTTCTACGGCCAGCGGCTCTACGGCCGCACCGCCGACGCCGGTCCCCTCCAGCTGTCGCTCGTCGAGGCGGCCTCGCTCGCGCGCCGTGGGTCGCTGACGGTGATGGACGCCGACGGCGACCGTGAGGTCGGCGAGGCGGGCGTTACCGCCCGGGGCCGCGACGTGGAGGGTGAGCGCTTCGACCGCCGCCTGCGGACGTACGCCGCGCTCCGCGGTGCCGGCGGCGTTCCGAAGTCCGGCTTCAAGTTCGGTGCGGACTTTCGCGTGTACGAGTCGTTCTCGACCGTCTCCGACCTCTCACACTCGGACTCGCTCGTCCGCGTGGTCCCGCGGGACCACACCACCTTCCCGCGCGACCTCTCGCTCGACGTCCGCCTCGCCGGCGGGGTCCGCAAGCGAATGGTTTTTGCGCTGACCGGCGCCAACGGTGGCATAGACTGGCTCTCCGTAGCCCGCTTGACCCCATGA
- a CDS encoding CBS domain-containing protein — MTLKDIAIRTVETAAPEATVETLARTMDDAGVGSVVVTEANRVVGIVTDRDVALTLARDVDPAELTAADVMAAEPLTLPSSAGVLELTEVMATESVRRIPVVDDNSVIVGIVTLDDVVRLLSVELTNLAAVVEAESP; from the coding sequence ATGACACTCAAGGACATCGCGATCAGAACCGTCGAGACGGCCGCGCCCGAGGCGACCGTCGAGACGCTGGCACGGACCATGGACGACGCGGGCGTCGGGAGCGTCGTCGTCACCGAGGCGAACCGCGTGGTCGGCATCGTCACCGACCGCGACGTCGCGCTGACGCTGGCCCGCGACGTCGATCCGGCCGAGTTGACGGCCGCGGACGTGATGGCCGCCGAACCACTGACGCTGCCGTCCAGCGCCGGCGTGCTGGAACTCACCGAGGTGATGGCCACGGAGAGCGTTCGCCGGATCCCCGTCGTCGACGACAACAGCGTCATCGTCGGGATCGTCACGCTCGACGACGTCGTCCGACTCCTCTCGGTCGAACTGACGAACCTCGCGGCCGTCGTCGAGGCCGAATCTCCCTGA
- a CDS encoding ornithine cyclodeaminase family protein — MRVLTDADVARVLSLSDLLPVVERAFVKQGRGDVERPPRPHFPVGDGATEGTALVMPAAIHGASTFTTKVATVHESNANAGLPTVRAQVHVTDAATGEALATMDGNRLTNARTGCIGGLAARELAPEGPVRLGVVGAGAQARWQTRAVAAATDLERVRVYSPTPDSRAECAADLRAEGIDATAVDTAEEAVADASVVVTATTATDPVFPGSALAAGTLVVAVGAYTEEMCELDETTIERAARVFADVPAEVAETGDLQGRLTADELVALSEVFEGRAGRDRDDERLVVDSVGSAVLDAAAAEHVLDCAAADGVGTVVEE, encoded by the coding sequence ATGCGTGTCCTCACCGACGCGGACGTCGCGCGCGTGCTCTCGCTTTCTGACCTGCTTCCCGTCGTCGAGCGGGCGTTCGTGAAGCAGGGACGCGGCGACGTCGAACGACCGCCACGGCCCCACTTCCCCGTCGGTGACGGGGCGACCGAAGGGACGGCGCTCGTGATGCCGGCGGCGATCCACGGCGCGTCGACGTTCACCACCAAAGTCGCGACGGTCCACGAGTCCAACGCGAACGCGGGCCTGCCGACCGTCCGCGCGCAGGTCCACGTCACGGACGCCGCGACGGGCGAGGCGCTGGCGACGATGGACGGAAACCGGCTCACGAACGCCCGGACGGGCTGTATCGGCGGGCTCGCCGCCCGTGAACTCGCGCCCGAGGGGCCGGTCCGCCTGGGCGTCGTCGGGGCGGGCGCACAGGCGCGGTGGCAGACGCGCGCGGTCGCAGCCGCGACCGATCTCGAACGGGTTCGAGTCTACTCCCCGACGCCCGACTCCCGGGCCGAGTGCGCAGCCGACCTCCGGGCCGAGGGGATAGATGCCACCGCGGTCGACACGGCCGAGGAGGCTGTCGCGGACGCCTCGGTGGTCGTGACGGCGACGACGGCGACCGACCCCGTCTTTCCGGGGAGCGCGCTCGCGGCCGGGACGCTCGTGGTCGCCGTCGGTGCCTACACCGAGGAGATGTGCGAGCTCGACGAGACGACGATCGAGCGGGCGGCGCGCGTCTTCGCCGACGTGCCCGCGGAGGTCGCCGAGACGGGTGATCTCCAGGGCCGGCTCACGGCTGACGAACTCGTCGCGCTCTCGGAGGTGTTCGAGGGGCGCGCTGGCCGCGACCGCGACGACGAGCGACTCGTCGTCGACAGCGTCGGGAGCGCGGTGCTCGACGCGGCGGCCGCCGAACACGTCCTCGACTGCGCCGCGGCGGACGGGGTGGGAACGGTCGTCGAGGAGTGA
- a CDS encoding FAD-dependent oxidoreductase: protein MHVVVCGGGIVGLAAAYYLARRGAAVTVCEAGSLGSGNTDRSAGGIRTQFSTRVNVRLSLASLDVWDSFEERFGVDIAHRRSGYLFLARREETAARFREQVAMQNDLGVPSEYLSADEAREYCPELHAASFVGATYSPTDGFADPHLALQGFSRAASEAGAEIRTKTPVTGVTVADTGDPVRADVAVDTPDATLDADVFVNAAGAWARRVGAMLGQDLPIAPRRRQVAVVAPETPVPESVPLTIDLDTGSYFRPEREGQALVGGHFASTDPDVDPDDYDTTMDLDWAVTAVEHAGETAGHFGPESGIVRGWAGLYAVTPDHHPIVELSRPGVVTAGGFSGHGFQHSPATGKLVTELCFDGTASLLDVSRLSGARFDSGRDGGDDERNVA, encoded by the coding sequence GTGCACGTCGTCGTCTGCGGCGGTGGGATCGTCGGACTCGCCGCCGCGTACTACCTGGCCCGTCGCGGTGCGGCGGTCACCGTCTGCGAGGCGGGCTCGCTCGGCAGCGGCAACACGGACCGCTCCGCCGGCGGGATCCGCACGCAGTTCTCGACGCGCGTGAACGTGCGGCTGTCGCTCGCCTCGCTCGACGTGTGGGACTCCTTCGAAGAGCGGTTCGGGGTCGACATCGCCCACCGCCGCTCGGGCTACCTCTTCCTCGCGCGGCGCGAGGAGACCGCGGCGCGCTTCCGCGAGCAGGTGGCGATGCAGAACGACCTCGGCGTCCCGAGCGAGTATCTCTCGGCGGACGAGGCCCGCGAGTACTGCCCCGAACTCCACGCAGCGTCGTTCGTCGGCGCGACGTACTCGCCGACCGACGGCTTCGCGGATCCACACCTCGCGTTGCAGGGCTTCTCGCGGGCGGCCAGCGAGGCCGGGGCGGAGATCCGGACGAAGACGCCCGTGACGGGGGTGACGGTCGCGGACACCGGCGACCCGGTGCGGGCCGACGTCGCGGTCGATACGCCCGACGCGACGCTCGACGCGGACGTGTTCGTCAACGCCGCGGGGGCGTGGGCCCGACGCGTCGGCGCGATGCTCGGGCAGGATCTCCCGATCGCGCCGCGTCGTCGGCAGGTCGCGGTCGTCGCGCCCGAGACGCCCGTTCCGGAGTCGGTTCCGCTGACGATCGACCTCGACACTGGATCGTACTTCCGTCCCGAGCGCGAGGGGCAGGCGCTCGTCGGCGGCCACTTCGCGTCCACGGACCCCGATGTCGACCCCGACGACTACGACACGACGATGGACCTCGACTGGGCCGTGACTGCGGTCGAACACGCCGGCGAGACGGCGGGCCACTTCGGCCCCGAGAGCGGCATCGTCCGCGGCTGGGCGGGGCTGTACGCCGTCACGCCCGACCACCACCCAATCGTCGAACTGTCGCGCCCGGGGGTCGTGACCGCGGGCGGGTTCTCGGGCCACGGCTTCCAGCACTCGCCCGCCACCGGCAAACTCGTCACCGAACTCTGTTTCGACGGCACGGCGTCGCTGCTGGACGTCTCACGGCTCTCCGGCGCGCGGTTCGACTCCGGCCGCGACGGGGGCGACGACGAGCGGAACGTCGCCTGA
- a CDS encoding PLP-dependent aspartate aminotransferase family protein codes for MSRDLHFDTRSVTHGEGSTPMVAEDVVVPIHLTSTYEIDGIDPDASLEDLDPDAGEYLYSRLSNPTRNALEHRLATLEGGQHAMAFASGTSAIVSSILACVEPGDHVVAFEDLYGGTKTMLSRLFAERLGVDVSFVDARDPANVAAALTEETRLVWMETPTNPLMRLCDVAAIADLAHDAGAVLGVDNTFASPVLQRPLELGADLVVHSTTKYLNGHSDSLGGAVVTDDACLAEEVGFLQQVGMGNVLSPFDSYLTLRGIKTLSLRMERHEANAQEVAAYLADHPRVDRVHYPGLPSHPQHDLAARQMDGFGGMLSFELDADLDGVATFLGSLSAFPLAVSLGGVESLIEHPATMTHSPLTPEDRAALGITDSLVRVSVGVEAAADLIADLDAGLAALR; via the coding sequence ATGTCCCGTGACCTGCACTTCGACACGCGCTCTGTGACGCACGGCGAGGGGAGCACGCCGATGGTCGCCGAGGACGTCGTGGTCCCGATCCACCTCACTTCTACCTACGAGATCGACGGGATCGACCCCGACGCGAGTTTGGAGGATCTCGACCCCGACGCGGGCGAGTACCTCTACTCGCGGCTGTCGAACCCGACGCGGAACGCGCTCGAACACAGGCTGGCGACGCTCGAAGGCGGCCAGCACGCGATGGCCTTCGCGTCTGGAACCTCGGCGATCGTCTCGTCCATCCTGGCCTGCGTCGAACCCGGCGACCACGTCGTCGCGTTCGAGGACCTCTACGGCGGGACGAAGACGATGCTCTCGCGGCTGTTCGCGGAGCGTCTCGGCGTCGACGTCTCGTTCGTCGACGCCCGCGACCCCGCGAACGTCGCCGCCGCCCTCACGGAGGAGACGCGACTCGTCTGGATGGAGACGCCGACGAACCCGCTCATGCGGCTCTGTGACGTCGCGGCCATCGCGGACCTCGCTCACGACGCGGGCGCGGTGCTCGGGGTCGACAACACGTTCGCCAGCCCCGTCCTCCAGCGACCGCTCGAACTCGGTGCGGACCTGGTGGTCCACTCGACGACGAAGTATCTCAACGGCCACTCCGACTCGCTCGGCGGGGCCGTCGTCACCGACGACGCCTGCCTCGCCGAGGAGGTCGGCTTCCTCCAGCAGGTCGGCATGGGGAACGTCCTCTCGCCGTTCGACTCGTATCTCACGCTCCGTGGGATCAAGACCCTCTCCCTCCGGATGGAGCGTCACGAGGCCAACGCGCAGGAGGTCGCGGCGTACCTCGCCGACCACCCGCGCGTCGACCGGGTCCACTACCCGGGACTCCCCTCGCATCCCCAGCACGATCTCGCCGCGCGGCAGATGGACGGCTTCGGCGGGATGCTCTCGTTCGAACTCGACGCGGATCTCGACGGCGTCGCGACGTTCCTGGGCTCCCTGTCCGCGTTCCCGCTCGCGGTGAGCCTCGGCGGGGTCGAGAGCCTCATCGAACACCCGGCGACGATGACGCACTCGCCGCTCACCCCCGAGGACCGCGCCGCACTCGGCATCACTGACTCGCTGGTCCGCGTGTCGGTCGGCGTCGAGGCCGCCGCGGACCTGATCGCCGACCTCGACGCCGGGCTGGCCGCCCTCCGCTGA
- a CDS encoding ester cyclase, with protein sequence MATSDEAHTELVRRYLNAFNDRDHDTLTELLAADVVEHGIHDELHGVDEVIDFLEAHFETFPDYSGTTDAMIAEGDAVAVRYHVSGTHTDEYRDVEPTGHTVDWSGMAMYRIEDGRIAEIWLEEDRLGLLEQLEAVDPPAHLRI encoded by the coding sequence ATGGCAACATCGGACGAGGCACACACGGAACTCGTCAGGCGCTACCTGAACGCGTTCAACGACCGGGACCACGACACGCTCACGGAACTCCTCGCGGCGGATGTCGTCGAGCACGGGATCCACGACGAACTGCACGGCGTCGACGAGGTGATCGACTTCCTCGAGGCACACTTCGAGACGTTCCCGGACTACTCGGGAACCACCGACGCGATGATCGCCGAGGGCGACGCCGTCGCGGTGCGGTACCACGTCAGCGGGACGCACACGGACGAGTACCGAGATGTCGAGCCGACCGGCCACACGGTCGACTGGTCGGGGATGGCGATGTACCGGATCGAGGACGGCCGGATCGCGGAGATCTGGCTCGAAGAGGACCGGCTCGGGCTGCTCGAACAGCTCGAAGCCGTCGACCCGCCCGCGCACCTCCGCATCTGA